The DNA segment TGTAAAGGGTCACGAGGTCCGCGGTACGTTTCGAAATTTCGGTTCCTTCCGGAGTTCCGTTGTTACCCGGAGTGGAAGCAAAACAAGCCGTTTGCGCTCCCACACAGTTTTGATTTGGAAATAGAGGACTGGTGATTCCGATATCCCCCAAAAACGCGCCTTGGTTTTGTTGATTCAGGTTTGGTTCGTTTGCCTTCCACCCAAAACGGCCGAGAACTTTTTTTTGCAGTTTTGCATCCCAAACTGCATTCGGTTTTCCTGATATTCCGTCGCCATCGGCGTCGTTTTCGTCCGCAAAGGAAAAAATCGTGGTCTCAGGAATCGCTTCTAAAAGTCCGAGTCCCGGAATCATCGGAGAGGTTCGAGGAGATTGGCTGAAAGAAGGGGGAGTTCCCAAGGTCGCGTCCCATGTGATCGTAAAGGTTGGAACACGAAGAGAATACGGTTCTCCGTCCGGAAATGCGTCCGGTTGTTCTACGAAAGTTACCGTTGTGATTCCCTCGGAAGGAACCGCGGGATAGTTTGTAGGATCTGCAACAATTCCGGCAATCCCATGGTCGTTGATCTGCAATCCGTAGTGATCCAGTCCGACCGGTCCGCCCGTGATCGGATCTTTTAGACCGGGCTTGCTGACCCGGATGAGCATCGTGGCAAAGTCAGTACTGCCGCTTGCTGGGGGAGTTCCTCTTCCGTCTTTTACGTGACAGCCGTTGCAGGAGTTGTTGTTAAAAACCGGACCCAAACCGGTGGACGCAGAGTTTCCGGGTTGCACCCAGTTTCGATTGAAGAATGCGTTTCCGCCCTGAAATTCTATGTTTCCTCCGTCTCTCAGATTGGAGGAGACAAGGTCGAATGCGTTTACGGTTGAATCAAAGGTAGTCGTCCATCCTCCCGAGTATTGTTCGCCGGGATCCTGGTTTTGCAGATAAAAAAGAATGAAAGCGGTTTCCAAATTTTGATTCTTCTTTTTAGAAGAATCAAACGGGTTGTCGCCACAGCCTTGGAAAAGAACAAAAAGGGCGCCTATTAGGAGCCCCTTGAGTATATTAGAATTTACTGAAACGCCAGAGAAGGATTTTGTCCGCTCCGGATCTATATTTTTGTTTTTCATAAACGTTCATCATTTTTTTTATTTAATTTGTTTTGGCTTACTATCAGATCGAAAAGTCGGTGATCGCTACACCAACCGCTTTTGCAGCCTCGGTAACGGTTTTTTTCATCGTGTCTCCGATTAAAAATTGGGTATTGAATAGAATCTGATATTCGGAAATCTGAGTAGGAGTTCCCGCGTTTTTGATGATTTGATCGTAACGTTCCGTCATGGATCCGGGCGGACAAGAAGTTGTGTAGTTCGGATCAGCGACTTGTTCCGGAAGGTTGAGACAGAATGCGTCTCTTGCTTGAACCAATTGGGGACCCATCGGAGGAGCTGTGATCGCTCCGAAAAGACTGGCAAGCCCCGGTCCTGTGGAGGTCGGCGCGCCTTTTACGAGTTCATAAGATCCGGTCCAAATGTTCAAGACCCCTTGCGCATCGTAGTAAAAATCGGCTTTGGTTGTGTCGCTAAAACAAGAATGTTCCTCTTCTTGATCTCCGGCAAAGGTTCCTGTAAGTCTTTCTCCACCCCATTCGCCTGCGATGAATTTTCCGAGGCCTTGGTAGATGGAAGTGATCGCCGCATCCGGATCGGCTTTCATTGCTACGGAATAAGCGGTTCCTTCCGTATATTGGTCACGAACGAGTTTGAGTTGGAGAACAAGGCCGCTTGTGATTGCGACAAGATATCCTTTTTTCGCGAAAACGTTTGCCGAAGTTGCAACTCCGGAAGCATTTTCATTTCCTGCGCCAGTATCTGAACCCCAGAGGATGTATTCGATTGCGTGCCAACCGACGGTGATGGATTTTTCCGGATCAGCTTCAGCTCCACCGGTTCCGTTAGCGGCTAAAATATCAGCGTAATTATTTGCTCCGCCGTAGTTATCAATTGCTGTTTCGTCTAACGGCCAAGCGTTGATCAGTCCTTCGCATTCTTCCGCTCCGGATCCATTTACACCGGCTCCACAACCCAGAACCGTACTGTTGTCGATCGGTCCGTTTGAAAAACGAAATCCTTCCGTGATTAAATAAGAGGCACGAGCTTTGACATACAGATTTTTTAAATTCGTATGATTTGCAGCAGAGTTTGTATAAGCAATTACCGCAGCTTCCAAAGCAACTGCATCTTGATAACTTTTGTCGTAAGATTCGTAACCGAGCGCGAGATAGCGATCGACTACTTGGGCTTTGGTTGCAGTTGGGATACTTCCTATGATAGCGAAGATGGTCATATCATTCCCATTTTTTTCTTTCGGTTTACAGTTTGTCAAAACGAGAAACGCCGAAATTGTGAAAAGGGTAACAAAGGTGATTTTTTTGAGATTCATGAGATTTTCCTGAGAGTTGTTGAAAAAGGTCCCGGAGGAAGGCAGGAGCCGACCACCGGGGAATTTTCGATGAACTGGTTGTTATGATATTGATACTTATTCTCAAAATCGTTCTTTTTCGTCAATCGAAAATCCTTGGATAGGTTGAAAATGCGGGAACTCCCGCAAAAATTTCTGAAATCGGGGAGTTCCCACAGTTTTTCCAGGGGGGCTTGACACCGAACACGGCCGATTCCTCCTTCAAAAAGTAGGAACTCTCACAATTTGGGTTCACGGAAGATCGATTTTCCGCCAAAAGAGAATCCATTCTACAATTCAAAACTGACTCCCACATTGATTTGTCGGAACGGACCGACTTGGATTCCTTCGGGCAGTCTTCCTGAAATGTAGCGAACATCCCCGAGATTTTTTCCTGTGAGAAAAAGACTCCATCGTTTGACGGGGTCCTTGTAGCCTAAAGAGGCGTTTACGATGCCATAAGCGGGAATCACCCCGGTTTCTCCGGAACTGTCCGAAGTAATATTCAAATACTGTAATACCTTTTTTCCTAATGGGTCGGTAATGGAATCCGCCCAATACGCTGTTCGGGTGTTGGCGTCATCGTGATATTGACCCGAAAAATATTGGTATTCCGCTCTGACGTAAAATCCCTTGGGATGAATCAAACCCATTGCAAATGTCGCCGTATCTCTGGAAACATAAGGAACGTAATTTCCGTTTTTATCCTTTTGGGTGACGATAAAATCCAAAAGAGATTGATTTGCTGTCACCTTTGAAGTATCGATCGAATATTGATTCATCTTCGCTTCGGCCCTTGTGTAAATCAGATCGATCGGAAGTTTAAAAGAAGCGTCGAAAAGTTTTGCAGGATCGAATGTGACATTGGTTTCCACACCGCGGCTATACGTTCGACCTCCGTTTTTTGCGGAATAAGCGGAATCGTTTCCGGATGTCGACGAAGTGATGATGATTTGATTTATGTAGTTCAGGTCGAAATAAGTCACTTGGGCATTTAAGTAATTTGTAATGTCTCCTCTGATTCCCGTTTCGTAATTGTAAGAATATTCGGGATCGATTTTGTTGATCACTCCGGAGTTGTTTAGAGCGTCCTGATAGCGGGGAGGAGAGAATCCTTTGTGTGCTCCAGCAAACCAGGTCAGATCTTTTCGGATATCATACGTAAGACCCAAACCGGGGATGACAACGTGATACACATTTCTGTTTCCTTTGTCCACTTCTTGAGAAGGAGACGTCGGATCCGGTTGATTGGTGGCCGGATTGATCGCTTGTTCCCTCAAGATGGTTCTACTTTGCGTAAACGTTTCGTAACGTATACCGGGAATTATCGAAAATTGATCGTAGAATTTAAAACTGTTCTGAGCAAAACCAGCGATCGATTTTGTGTTGTTGACTTCGTGATCTCTCAGGGTTCCAGATTTTGCCAGGGAATATTCGGACGAAACGGTTCCTGTCGCAGGATTGCCAAGGCCGTTTCCAAAAATCGCAGCGTCGGGTGTGGACGGTCCGTCTAAGTATTTGATTTCAGCGGTCTCATAGTGATAACGAAGACCCGCATCCAACTGATTTTTGATTCCTAAAAATTGATAGTCCAATTGATAACGGGATTCCGCTCCCACAAAACGATAGGTCCGGTTTCTATGACCGATTGCGTCGAGCATATAAACGGTATCTCCCGTACGATTTACAAACGGTTCCGTATCATAGAATTTGATCACGTTATCCGGAACTGCGTTGTAATTGGCGCCCGTGTTTCGAACGTAATTTTGTCTCGACCAATTTCGTTCTGTATATGCGGAATAAACCTTCGTAACGAGTTTAGAATGATCCGTTATTTTCCATTCGTGTCCGATATCACCGGAATAACGCTGCAGTTTACGATTGTCTTGTTCTGCGTAGTTGGAGGAAGAATGGTTCCAGAGTTGAGCGGTAGTCAGACCGAGATAGGTGATATTGGCGTCTTGAGCGGTTGTTAAGAATTTAGTAGTGATCGCGTGTTTTTCATTGA comes from the Leptospira sp. WS92.C1 genome and includes:
- a CDS encoding di-heme oxidoredictase family protein translates to MKNKNIDPERTKSFSGVSVNSNILKGLLIGALFVLFQGCGDNPFDSSKKKNQNLETAFILFYLQNQDPGEQYSGGWTTTFDSTVNAFDLVSSNLRDGGNIEFQGGNAFFNRNWVQPGNSASTGLGPVFNNNSCNGCHVKDGRGTPPASGSTDFATMLIRVSKPGLKDPITGGPVGLDHYGLQINDHGIAGIVADPTNYPAVPSEGITTVTFVEQPDAFPDGEPYSLRVPTFTITWDATLGTPPSFSQSPRTSPMIPGLGLLEAIPETTIFSFADENDADGDGISGKPNAVWDAKLQKKVLGRFGWKANEPNLNQQNQGAFLGDIGITSPLFPNQNCVGAQTACFASTPGNNGTPEGTEISKRTADLVTLYTKLVGTPGRRDWTHADVIRGKELFSEIGCDSCHKPYIFTGYLEGFPEVSFQHIKPYTDLLLHDMGPSLADNREDFEASGTEWRTPPLWGTGLIQRVNGHNHLLHDGRARGHKEAVLWHGGEALASKNKFINLPQTDRNKLIRFLESL
- a CDS encoding imelysin family protein; this translates as MNLKKITFVTLFTISAFLVLTNCKPKEKNGNDMTIFAIIGSIPTATKAQVVDRYLALGYESYDKSYQDAVALEAAVIAYTNSAANHTNLKNLYVKARASYLITEGFRFSNGPIDNSTVLGCGAGVNGSGAEECEGLINAWPLDETAIDNYGGANNYADILAANGTGGAEADPEKSITVGWHAIEYILWGSDTGAGNENASGVATSANVFAKKGYLVAITSGLVLQLKLVRDQYTEGTAYSVAMKADPDAAITSIYQGLGKFIAGEWGGERLTGTFAGDQEEEHSCFSDTTKADFYYDAQGVLNIWTGSYELVKGAPTSTGPGLASLFGAITAPPMGPQLVQARDAFCLNLPEQVADPNYTTSCPPGSMTERYDQIIKNAGTPTQISEYQILFNTQFLIGDTMKKTVTEAAKAVGVAITDFSI
- a CDS encoding TonB-dependent receptor family protein — encoded protein: MKQKYTILFVSILAVLLFTMGVPAQPKDPGNSDTKEKQTSTSEDFEKEKWSRGTISVIGKKKTDLKRIPGSATVIEKEYLDQTRPVDSMEVLRRVPGASIRYQDTGLILNIGFRGVNNDLGRKVLVLEDGIFTSLNPYSAPEQYYTPNIDRMERIEIVKGSGAILFGPSTIGGVINFITKRPPKEPVLSVSAQGGSYGFFSSLISYGGTFGNTGIDISILRKQGDGFRDHQSFQIHELSFKSITDLNEKHAITTKFLTTAQDANITYLGLTTAQLWNHSSSNYAEQDNRKLQRYSGDIGHEWKITDHSKLVTKVYSAYTERNWSRQNYVRNTGANYNAVPDNVIKFYDTEPFVNRTGDTVYMLDAIGHRNRTYRFVGAESRYQLDYQFLGIKNQLDAGLRYHYETAEIKYLDGPSTPDAAIFGNGLGNPATGTVSSEYSLAKSGTLRDHEVNNTKSIAGFAQNSFKFYDQFSIIPGIRYETFTQSRTILREQAINPATNQPDPTSPSQEVDKGNRNVYHVVIPGLGLTYDIRKDLTWFAGAHKGFSPPRYQDALNNSGVINKIDPEYSYNYETGIRGDITNYLNAQVTYFDLNYINQIIITSSTSGNDSAYSAKNGGRTYSRGVETNVTFDPAKLFDASFKLPIDLIYTRAEAKMNQYSIDTSKVTANQSLLDFIVTQKDKNGNYVPYVSRDTATFAMGLIHPKGFYVRAEYQYFSGQYHDDANTRTAYWADSITDPLGKKVLQYLNITSDSSGETGVIPAYGIVNASLGYKDPVKRWSLFLTGKNLGDVRYISGRLPEGIQVGPFRQINVGVSFEL